In the genome of Flexistipes sinusarabici DSM 4947, one region contains:
- a CDS encoding transposase: protein MISETVENVKGKIRKIVHDLNEHISKPQQKYLLEMIPGCFSTGSLNLTSISGYLSEKTKVKHTLKRLQRNTENYSSLLKISNLYNIHSSYEETIKDERVLISVDEGDLVHDYGKSFELISKVRDGSSKKKRINNGYFLNHAVCYSLSSKRVLPLYLDIHSSISPDFKSANNETIKLLDTIEKKFKDKGIFVMDRGYDAGVILEYLYKKGLSFIIRSVGNRHVTHRGKNVLVSKLCKSVINKRYKKNSFSYGYAKCYYKGRPMTVISAKGAEKDNYVYLLCEGHIRKSKEAFFRVKSYFKRWKVEESFRFMKQQLGIERCLVRKFDSIKTMLGIASFCWNLLSRIESDRLLAVELERMSRREKYNTKNRTVCTFMHYRISDGIRNMLLSYNKRLFRFRDKKYKSDIVYYMKIPYYLEKHREREIIDGIPVVRRKKSLLVA from the coding sequence ATGATAAGTGAAACCGTGGAAAATGTGAAGGGAAAAATTAGAAAAATTGTGCACGATCTCAACGAACATATTTCAAAGCCTCAGCAAAAATATTTACTGGAAATGATTCCGGGATGTTTTTCAACAGGCAGCTTAAATCTTACATCCATATCGGGCTATCTGAGTGAAAAGACCAAAGTAAAACATACGCTAAAAAGGCTGCAAAGGAATACAGAGAACTATTCGTCCCTGCTTAAAATTTCAAATTTATATAATATTCACAGCAGTTATGAAGAAACGATAAAAGATGAGAGAGTACTAATATCAGTGGATGAGGGAGATCTGGTTCATGATTATGGCAAGTCATTTGAACTCATATCGAAGGTTCGTGACGGCAGCAGCAAAAAGAAACGGATAAATAATGGTTATTTTCTGAATCATGCAGTTTGTTACAGTCTTTCCAGCAAAAGAGTGTTACCGCTTTATCTTGATATTCACAGTAGCATTTCCCCTGATTTCAAGAGTGCCAACAATGAGACAATAAAATTATTGGATACAATAGAGAAAAAATTCAAAGATAAGGGTATTTTTGTAATGGACAGGGGCTATGATGCTGGAGTTATACTGGAATATCTTTATAAAAAGGGTCTGAGTTTTATAATAAGAAGCGTTGGTAACCGTCATGTAACTCACAGAGGCAAGAACGTACTGGTTTCCAAGTTGTGCAAATCTGTCATAAACAAACGTTACAAAAAGAATAGTTTTTCTTATGGTTATGCGAAATGTTATTATAAGGGGCGTCCTATGACGGTAATAAGTGCTAAGGGGGCAGAAAAGGATAATTATGTCTATCTTCTTTGCGAGGGTCATATAAGAAAGAGCAAGGAAGCCTTTTTCCGGGTGAAGAGTTATTTCAAAAGATGGAAGGTAGAAGAGAGTTTCAGATTTATGAAGCAGCAGTTGGGCATAGAGAGATGTCTTGTGAGGAAATTTGATTCTATAAAGACAATGCTTGGTATAGCTTCTTTTTGCTGGAATTTATTATCCCGGATAGAATCAGACAGATTGTTAGCGGTGGAACTTGAGAGAATGTCGAGACGTGAGAAATATAACACAAAGAATAGGACAGTGTGCACATTTATGCATTACAGGATATCAGACGGTATCAGGAATATGTTATTGTCTTATAATAAGAGGCTTTTTAGATTTAGAGATAAAAAATATAAATCAGATATAGTGTATTATATGAAGATACCGTATTATTTAGAAAAACATAGGGAAAGAGAAATTATAGATGGTATTCCTGTTGTCAGAAGGAAAAAAAGTTTACTCGTGGCATAA
- a CDS encoding sigma-70 family RNA polymerase sigma factor produces the protein MNDSQMIDKVLAGDTNSFEMMIIKYQRKLYATVINIVKDADLAQDIVQEAFMKSFEKLDTLRNKNQFYPWLKRIAINCAFLTFEKNKRMVDVFSKNSDDEDKGDDFFDRITDGATPEEDLLNDELKKYVRNFVDALPAKLRVVIILREVEDMSYEEIAEILEIPVGTVRSRLFNARQYIKQRLIKQGFVNEMSKVS, from the coding sequence ATGAATGATTCTCAGATGATAGACAAGGTTTTAGCTGGTGATACCAATTCTTTTGAAATGATGATTATAAAGTACCAGCGGAAGCTGTACGCTACAGTAATAAACATTGTTAAGGATGCGGATCTTGCTCAGGATATTGTGCAGGAAGCATTTATGAAATCTTTTGAAAAACTCGACACATTAAGAAATAAAAACCAATTTTACCCGTGGTTGAAAAGGATTGCTATTAACTGTGCGTTTCTTACTTTTGAAAAAAATAAACGTATGGTGGATGTTTTTTCCAAAAACAGTGATGATGAAGACAAAGGCGATGATTTTTTTGACAGAATAACCGACGGAGCAACGCCTGAAGAGGATTTGCTGAATGATGAGCTGAAGAAGTATGTCAGAAATTTTGTGGATGCACTGCCTGCAAAATTAAGGGTTGTTATCATTCTCAGGGAAGTAGAGGATATGAGCTATGAGGAAATAGCTGAAATACTGGAAATTCCTGTGGGAACCGTGAGATCAAGACTTTTCAATGCAAGACAGTATATTAAACAGAGACTTATAAAACAAGGGTTTGTTAATGAAATGTCAAAAGTATCGTAA
- a CDS encoding DegQ family serine endoprotease produces MKAMSKILMVWVFLFSSISMLHAFGAPDSFSEVAGKVKKGVVNISTTKIVEQKGMSDFFNDEFFKKFFGDKMPDIPEHRRPFRSKSLGSGFVIDKEGLIVTNNHVVENADEIIVKLPDGKEFSAEIVGTDPLTDLALLKINPENETLHPLTLGDSDKADVGDWVVAVGNPFGLEYTVTAGIVSAKGRVLGEGPYDNFMQTDASINPGNSGGPLVNVDGEVVGINTAIIPSGQGLGFAIPINMLKELLPELKKGEVRRGWLGVSLQPMDEKLAKTFGLERATGALVADVIEGDPASKAGVKAGDIILAADGKKIEDSKELVNYIGQKSPGETVNLKIFRNGKTINIEVKLGERETQNIVSKEKTSTDSNITVSTLNKDAAEKLGITGGVKVVEVDRMSNAFEAGLRPGNVIVWVNRKQVENADEFYDVYTNIKPGETVAFKVISERGSRFIAFDKDKPTKNNQ; encoded by the coding sequence ATGAAAGCAATGAGTAAGATTCTGATGGTATGGGTATTTTTGTTTTCAAGTATATCCATGCTGCATGCATTCGGTGCCCCGGATTCCTTTTCGGAAGTTGCCGGGAAGGTGAAAAAAGGGGTTGTAAATATAAGCACTACTAAGATAGTTGAACAAAAAGGTATGTCAGATTTTTTCAACGATGAATTTTTCAAGAAATTCTTTGGTGATAAAATGCCCGATATCCCTGAGCACAGAAGACCTTTCCGTTCCAAGTCTCTCGGTTCGGGGTTTGTTATTGATAAGGAAGGTTTGATTGTCACCAATAATCATGTGGTGGAAAATGCTGACGAAATTATTGTAAAACTTCCCGACGGGAAAGAATTCAGTGCAGAAATTGTTGGTACGGATCCCCTGACAGATTTGGCTCTGTTGAAAATTAATCCTGAAAATGAGACGTTGCACCCTTTAACTCTCGGTGACTCTGACAAAGCCGACGTGGGGGACTGGGTTGTGGCAGTTGGCAATCCTTTTGGTCTCGAATATACAGTTACAGCAGGTATAGTGAGTGCTAAGGGGCGTGTTTTGGGCGAAGGTCCTTATGACAATTTTATGCAGACGGACGCTTCGATTAACCCGGGAAACAGCGGCGGACCCCTTGTCAATGTGGATGGTGAAGTTGTGGGGATTAATACTGCAATAATTCCATCAGGGCAGGGGTTAGGATTTGCCATTCCTATAAATATGCTTAAAGAGTTACTGCCGGAGCTGAAGAAAGGTGAAGTAAGACGCGGCTGGCTCGGTGTATCCCTTCAGCCTATGGATGAGAAGCTGGCGAAAACATTCGGTTTGGAGAGGGCGACAGGGGCTCTTGTAGCCGATGTTATAGAAGGTGATCCTGCCAGCAAAGCGGGTGTAAAGGCCGGTGATATTATTTTGGCTGCCGACGGGAAAAAGATAGAAGACAGTAAAGAACTGGTGAATTATATCGGTCAAAAATCCCCGGGAGAAACAGTAAATCTAAAGATTTTCAGAAACGGTAAAACAATAAATATTGAAGTGAAGCTTGGAGAAAGGGAGACTCAAAATATAGTCTCTAAAGAGAAAACATCTACGGATTCAAATATAACTGTTTCCACTTTAAACAAAGATGCAGCGGAAAAACTGGGGATTACCGGCGGTGTAAAAGTTGTAGAAGTTGATAGAATGAGCAATGCATTTGAAGCAGGGTTAAGACCCGGTAATGTTATTGTCTGGGTCAACAGAAAACAAGTTGAAAATGCAGATGAGTTTTATGATGTATACACCAACATAAAGCCGGGTGAAACTGTAGCCTTCAAGGTGATTTCCGAAAGAGGAAGCAGATTTATTGCTTTTGATAAAGACAAACCAACAAAAAATAATCAATAA
- a CDS encoding MucB/RseB C-terminal domain-containing protein, producing the protein MKYFVLSFLLFVCSSAYAVFFFKIAVDNSSYSSFILKSLKNTEIHTHFIIQKIRENYFDISSVDKNYYQVSIKRGVSLFHKKLLLYELTPTFSDRFKHVIWVTDDNIVVRKEVYNLNNKLMLSYGYVDELPHVESGPPAVLHKGAGCDRSLNFRGFELYGCKRIDKNTKHLIFSDGLNKFSVFIDKNVEVKKTSKKVIMGNYVYRKSQDGDTYTVVGYVPFKIMNDVITYINNKEEKHESNE; encoded by the coding sequence ATGAAATATTTTGTTTTATCGTTTTTACTTTTTGTTTGTTCTTCTGCCTATGCAGTTTTTTTTTTCAAGATTGCCGTTGACAACTCGTCATACTCATCCTTTATCCTCAAGAGCCTTAAAAATACTGAAATCCATACCCACTTTATTATCCAGAAAATCAGGGAAAACTATTTTGATATTTCCTCAGTGGATAAAAATTATTATCAGGTCAGTATAAAACGCGGGGTATCACTTTTTCATAAAAAACTACTTCTTTATGAACTTACACCCACTTTTTCTGATCGGTTTAAACATGTAATCTGGGTAACGGATGACAACATTGTTGTCAGAAAAGAGGTTTATAATTTGAATAATAAACTGATGCTTTCTTATGGTTATGTTGATGAGTTGCCCCACGTAGAATCCGGGCCTCCGGCTGTTTTGCATAAAGGAGCGGGTTGTGATAGATCACTTAATTTCAGAGGGTTTGAGCTTTACGGTTGCAAGAGGATTGATAAAAATACAAAACATTTGATATTTAGCGACGGACTGAACAAATTTTCCGTATTTATTGATAAAAATGTTGAAGTAAAGAAAACCAGTAAAAAAGTGATAATGGGTAATTATGTTTATAGAAAAAGCCAGGATGGGGATACTTATACAGTTGTAGGTTATGTTCCATTTAAGATAATGAATGATGTGATTACATATATTAATAATAAGGAGGAAAAACATGAAAGCAATGAGTAA
- a CDS encoding ferritin family protein → MDKKQKKKSLEEMIEVVLFRIPKEIEAMRFYKSAAEKATDEAAKELFENLAAQEKGHEAELRRILNELKNQLNELKKEE, encoded by the coding sequence ATGGATAAGAAACAGAAAAAGAAATCTCTGGAAGAAATGATAGAGGTTGTATTGTTCCGTATACCCAAGGAAATTGAGGCTATGAGGTTTTACAAGTCGGCTGCTGAGAAAGCTACAGATGAAGCGGCAAAAGAGCTTTTTGAAAATCTTGCTGCTCAGGAAAAAGGGCATGAAGCCGAGTTGAGGAGAATACTGAATGAGTTGAAAAATCAATTAAATGAGTTGAAAAAAGAGGAATAA
- a CDS encoding DUF2231 domain-containing protein produces the protein MLLLYLFTGNVNFENASYYALIVGTVSIFPAVVTGFISWWLNYEMTMTNVFKNKIVFSSILIVISLTLVIIRSYYLPPYLMNYIVKVIYIGGYFLCIPTLSFVAYNGGKITWPS, from the coding sequence ATGCTCCTTTTGTACCTTTTTACCGGTAACGTAAACTTTGAAAATGCATCTTACTATGCTTTAATTGTTGGGACTGTTTCTATTTTTCCAGCTGTTGTTACAGGGTTTATCAGCTGGTGGCTGAACTATGAAATGACAATGACAAATGTTTTCAAAAATAAAATTGTCTTTTCATCAATTTTAATCGTGATATCCTTAACACTGGTTATCATCAGGTCATATTATCTGCCTCCGTATTTAATGAACTATATAGTAAAAGTTATATACATCGGTGGTTACTTTTTATGCATACCTACACTTTCTTTTGTAGCTTATAACGGGGGTAAGATAACATGGCCCAGTTAA
- a CDS encoding anti-sigma factor family protein, giving the protein MKCQKYRKLISLYVDDELSSVHENELFEHIGTCPSCKTALKNESMLKSYIKDSYSGTYNVDFSCSIMAKIENKNNKKKSAFKAVQRSRVVAGAAVVIVFSSIVTLSALSRTDYFAKNDNSDNLEKFVYEHMDKSSPEQQRSFELTSVNFHK; this is encoded by the coding sequence ATGAAATGTCAAAAGTATCGTAAACTTATATCACTTTATGTCGATGATGAATTGAGCAGTGTGCATGAAAATGAGCTGTTTGAGCATATCGGCACATGCCCTTCATGTAAAACTGCCCTTAAAAATGAATCGATGCTTAAATCCTATATAAAAGACAGTTACAGTGGTACGTATAATGTGGACTTTTCCTGCAGTATAATGGCTAAAATAGAAAACAAAAATAATAAAAAGAAAAGTGCATTTAAAGCAGTTCAAAGATCCAGGGTGGTGGCCGGTGCAGCAGTCGTAATAGTTTTTTCATCTATAGTAACCCTTTCTGCTCTTTCCAGGACAGATTATTTTGCAAAAAATGATAACTCTGACAACCTGGAAAAGTTTGTGTATGAGCATATGGATAAATCCTCTCCCGAGCAACAGAGATCATTTGAACTTACCTCAGTAAATTTTCACAAATGA
- a CDS encoding cytochrome b5 domain-containing protein has translation MKRSEVKEYNGKNGKPAYIIFDNKIYDVTESKLWKDGIHMNRHKAGEDMTDFISMAPHGENLLERDNIRFVGNLEEDKQKEDKKLNIEDFTANCILTQYLFIFLWVYYISVLLCSFCTFLPVT, from the coding sequence GTGAAGCGCAGTGAGGTTAAGGAGTATAACGGCAAAAACGGTAAACCTGCTTATATTATATTTGACAATAAAATCTACGATGTAACCGAAAGTAAATTATGGAAAGACGGCATTCATATGAACAGGCACAAAGCCGGGGAGGATATGACCGATTTTATTTCCATGGCCCCACATGGGGAAAATTTACTGGAAAGGGATAACATCAGGTTTGTAGGGAATCTTGAAGAGGACAAACAAAAGGAAGATAAGAAGCTAAATATAGAAGACTTTACAGCAAATTGCATCCTCACCCAATATTTATTCATTTTCCTATGGGTATATTATATTTCGGTGCTTTTATGCTCCTTTTGTACCTTTTTACCGGTAACGTAA